The following are encoded together in the candidate division KSB1 bacterium genome:
- a CDS encoding GNAT family N-acetyltransferase yields the protein MNMKVVIRPLRTHAEYRACVALQKETWGTVFTEMVPPSLLLVSQKIGGVAAGAFDENETLVGFVFGLTGVKDGRLVHWSDMLAVRPERRDHGIGKRLKLFQREQVLALGVRTIYWTFDPLVARNAHLNFNHLGVTVEEYVPDMYDSERPSDLHRGLALDRLVVAWHISPDTPPEAPPDLCQLTHTRFARAAIINAPAAQAATTGHAGGALPLHERVRLEIPADIQALKEHSLATAQHWQAAVRAAFLFYLHHGYRVAGFYRDPGTGRCFYGLHHGTAA from the coding sequence ATGAACATGAAAGTTGTGATTCGTCCCCTGCGCACACACGCGGAATATCGCGCGTGTGTCGCCCTGCAAAAAGAGACGTGGGGCACGGTCTTCACTGAAATGGTGCCGCCCTCACTCCTGCTGGTGAGCCAGAAAATTGGCGGGGTGGCGGCCGGCGCCTTCGATGAAAATGAAACACTGGTCGGTTTCGTTTTCGGGCTCACCGGCGTCAAGGATGGCCGGCTGGTGCATTGGTCCGACATGCTGGCCGTGCGGCCGGAACGGCGCGATCACGGCATCGGCAAACGTCTGAAGCTCTTCCAGCGCGAGCAGGTGCTGGCGCTGGGCGTGCGCACGATCTATTGGACATTCGATCCGCTGGTGGCGCGCAATGCCCATCTTAACTTTAATCATCTGGGCGTGACCGTGGAGGAATACGTCCCCGACATGTATGACAGCGAGAGGCCGAGTGATTTGCATCGCGGCCTGGCGCTCGATCGCCTGGTTGTGGCATGGCATATTTCCCCCGACACGCCGCCCGAGGCGCCGCCTGATCTCTGCCAGCTTACACACACGCGCTTTGCCCGGGCAGCCATCATCAATGCACCGGCCGCACAAGCCGCCACCACCGGCCATGCCGGCGGTGCTCTGCCGTTGCATGAGCGCGTTCGCCTCGAAATTCCCGCGGACATTCAGGCGCTCAAGGAGCATTCCCTCGCAACGGCGCAACACTGGCAGGCGGCGGTGCGGGCTGCCTTTCTCTTTTACCTGCACCACGGCTATCGGGTCGCCGGCTTCTATCGCGATCCCGGCACCGGACGTTGCTTCTATGGCCTGCACCACGGCACGGCAGCCTGA
- the menC gene encoding o-succinylbenzoate synthase, whose translation MMLQIDSLTLREIRLPLKEPFAISSGTVKDRRIFLLQLRDASGLTAWSECVAGEEPNYTAETVETAWLALREWIAPRVLGCRFNHPREIFPLLEQNFRGHLMAKAAFEMGAWELAAQLEGVPLSRMLGGTRSHIPAGVSLGIQKNPERLVELAHAARARGYRKIKIKIKPGADVEFVAAVRAALGPEAPLMVDANNAYSLADLERLVKLDAFNLIMLEQPLAWDDIVRHAALQKRLRTPICLDESITGLAQAEDMVTLGSGRIINIKPGRVGGFSAALAIHDFCAKNGVPVWCGGMLESGVGRAYNVALASLPNFVLPGDLSPSDRYWERDIVTPEWTMSVDGMVSVPLEKPGMGVTVNLDRVDDLTVRCERVERRTTLV comes from the coding sequence ATGATGCTGCAAATCGACAGCCTCACCCTGCGCGAGATTCGCCTGCCACTGAAGGAGCCCTTTGCAATTTCCTCCGGCACGGTCAAGGATCGCCGCATCTTTCTGCTGCAACTGCGTGACGCCAGCGGGCTCACCGCCTGGAGCGAATGCGTTGCCGGCGAGGAGCCGAACTACACCGCCGAGACGGTGGAAACCGCCTGGCTTGCACTGCGCGAGTGGATTGCCCCGCGCGTGCTCGGCTGCCGGTTCAATCACCCGCGCGAAATTTTTCCGCTGCTCGAACAAAACTTCCGCGGCCACCTGATGGCCAAGGCCGCCTTCGAGATGGGTGCCTGGGAGCTGGCAGCGCAGCTCGAGGGCGTGCCGCTCAGTCGCATGCTCGGCGGCACGCGCAGCCACATCCCGGCGGGCGTCTCACTCGGCATTCAAAAAAATCCGGAGCGCCTGGTCGAACTGGCGCATGCCGCCCGCGCGCGCGGCTATCGCAAGATCAAGATCAAAATCAAGCCGGGCGCCGATGTGGAGTTCGTCGCGGCGGTGCGTGCTGCACTCGGTCCGGAAGCGCCGCTCATGGTGGATGCCAACAATGCCTATTCCCTCGCCGACCTGGAGCGGCTGGTGAAGCTCGATGCCTTCAATCTCATCATGCTCGAACAGCCGCTGGCGTGGGATGACATTGTGCGCCATGCCGCGCTGCAAAAACGGCTGCGCACCCCGATTTGTCTGGATGAATCGATCACCGGCCTGGCGCAGGCGGAAGACATGGTCACGCTCGGCAGCGGGCGGATCATCAACATCAAACCCGGCCGCGTCGGCGGTTTTTCGGCCGCACTAGCGATCCACGATTTCTGCGCCAAAAACGGCGTCCCGGTGTGGTGCGGCGGCATGCTGGAAAGCGGTGTGGGCCGCGCCTACAATGTCGCGCTCGCCTCGCTGCCCAACTTCGTGCTGCCGGGCGATCTCTCGCCCAGCGACCGTTATTGGGAACGCGACATTGTGACGCCGGAATGGACGATGTCGGTGGACGGCATGGTCAGCGTGCCGCTGGAAAAACCCGGCATGGGCGTCACCGTGAATCTCGATCGCGTCGATGATCTGACGGTGCGGTGTGAGCGGGTGGAGCGAAGAACAACGTTGGTCTAA
- a CDS encoding T9SS type A sorting domain-containing protein, with product MRTRSKFGVVVLAAVLLTGFTVAPLPAQQKTLGRQFDPVVFDAINTPVLLGLTIDSLTAYRYSLSGDQWLPIPFQIDKVDSNGSFFGNETGPIDANDEVVFMPGDAGDRAPADKWLDDAGARRHPRIELALDDPLAPGGQAWVYLYRNVSNRPSVTGYLSYDRGSSNTAGTDTVFGLTYKVAHAGNGLPNFTAIKRSSGFTGNLIDRLKVRVNGSATVPIIGRLPYTIDEQTNLQFGSLNFASGPVRGYRLLADTLVIIVFNVPFLKLPFSFEMQYFPYSSSIIFKNATIDSADAETFGISHIRQSLDLNENSAGLTRQFFNAQNPGGITIDGVADSGINTAVVDERVNWLLASHRPASGDPFGLLVLVTVPKIGTTRNLYFKDNSTVDATDTGDQKSFGDFGVQVDGQKIQGRFSFDFSTYHLDAFGEAVATGEQFKNWQENPLVVTATAQTFPSAVAETGGAPASFSLHDAYPNPFAPQREPLRLAFSTGTNGKPARLTIYNLMGQEVMRFTALEQLPGKAGRREITWDGSDRFGRPLPAGVYFYRLQAGQQVAVKKFVLVR from the coding sequence ATGCGTACTCGCTCGAAGTTCGGAGTGGTGGTACTCGCCGCTGTGCTTCTCACAGGTTTTACTGTGGCACCGCTGCCAGCCCAGCAAAAAACACTCGGCCGCCAATTCGATCCCGTCGTTTTCGACGCCATCAACACCCCGGTATTGTTGGGCCTGACGATTGACTCTCTCACCGCCTACCGCTACAGCCTGTCCGGGGATCAATGGCTTCCGATTCCCTTTCAGATCGACAAAGTCGACAGCAACGGCAGCTTCTTTGGCAATGAGACCGGCCCCATCGATGCCAACGATGAAGTGGTGTTCATGCCGGGCGACGCCGGTGACCGTGCGCCCGCGGACAAGTGGCTCGATGATGCCGGTGCGCGCCGCCATCCGCGCATCGAGCTGGCCCTGGATGATCCGCTTGCTCCCGGCGGGCAGGCGTGGGTCTATTTGTACCGCAATGTCAGCAACCGGCCCAGCGTGACCGGGTATCTGAGCTACGACCGCGGGTCTTCGAACACCGCCGGCACCGACACGGTGTTCGGCCTCACCTACAAAGTCGCCCATGCCGGCAATGGCCTGCCCAATTTCACCGCCATCAAGCGCAGCAGCGGCTTCACCGGCAACTTGATCGATCGCTTGAAAGTGCGCGTCAATGGCTCGGCGACCGTGCCCATCATCGGCCGGCTGCCCTACACCATCGATGAACAAACCAACCTGCAATTCGGCAGCCTGAATTTTGCCAGCGGCCCGGTGCGCGGTTACCGCCTGCTGGCTGACACGCTGGTGATCATCGTCTTCAATGTGCCGTTTCTCAAGCTGCCGTTCTCCTTCGAGATGCAATATTTCCCCTATTCCTCCAGCATCATCTTCAAGAATGCCACGATCGACAGCGCGGATGCCGAGACCTTCGGCATCAGCCACATCCGCCAGTCGCTCGATCTCAATGAAAACAGCGCCGGCTTGACGCGGCAATTCTTTAATGCCCAGAACCCTGGCGGCATTACCATCGACGGCGTGGCGGACAGCGGCATCAACACCGCGGTGGTGGATGAACGGGTGAACTGGCTGCTCGCTTCGCACCGGCCGGCAAGCGGGGATCCCTTCGGCTTGCTGGTGCTGGTCACCGTTCCCAAGATCGGCACGACCCGCAATCTGTATTTCAAGGACAACAGCACGGTTGATGCCACCGACACCGGCGACCAGAAATCCTTCGGCGATTTCGGCGTGCAAGTCGACGGCCAAAAAATCCAGGGCCGGTTCAGCTTTGATTTCAGCACCTATCATCTCGACGCCTTCGGCGAAGCGGTGGCGACCGGCGAGCAATTCAAGAACTGGCAGGAGAATCCCCTGGTGGTGACGGCGACAGCGCAAACCTTTCCGAGCGCGGTGGCGGAGACTGGCGGGGCGCCGGCGTCTTTCAGTTTGCATGACGCCTACCCCAACCCCTTCGCGCCGCAGCGCGAACCCCTCCGCCTGGCCTTCAGCACCGGCACGAATGGCAAACCCGCCCGGTTGACGATCTATAACCTGATGGGCCAGGAAGTCATGCGCTTCACGGCGCTGGAACAACTGCCCGGCAAGGCCGGCCGCCGGGAGATCACCTGGGACGGCAGCGATCGCTTCGGACGGCCGCTGCCCGCGGGCGTTTATTTCTATCGTCTGCAGGCCGGCCAGCAGGTGGCGGTGAAGAAGTTTGTGCTGGTGCGGTAG
- a CDS encoding M14 family zinc carboxypeptidase, whose product MLPPKLLRQGALLLLALPALLAFSGPAEVHTGEDTASRVTPPEAYFGFRPGSDYKLADYHQIIAYFQQLDAASDRLQMQNLGKTTAGNDLHVAFISAPHNLAQLEHWQRVQARLADPRSLAEAEASALLAQARAVVLINCSIHATEVGATQMAPELAYDLVTDESPAGHALRENVITILLPCHNPDGQLLVVEWYRKNLGTPFERAELPWLYHKYAGHDNNRDWFMFTQKETRLTVGKLYNVWHPHITLDMHQMGGSGARLFVPPYLDPVEPNVDPAQVALGNLLGMHVQGVLTAQGKTGVVSNAIFDAWSPARAYPHYHAGVRLLTEVASAALASPVTIKPEELRAGPGYDARQRSWNFPAPWPGGVWRLRDIVEYDLAAARAALQHAAQHREFWLRSLYDVKRRTCQAAGAYVIPRQQFDPQGLLDLLDILQTGMVEIEQAQEDFQAGGATFAKGDYLVALGQPFGNFARALLERQEYPRIPGSDGKPRPPYDVTAHTLPLFLGVEVFAVEKMPDCRRTVAEVNRGVHLTGETQAGIFALDRRNTASYRVVNALLRQGVAVSTVTEEFVAGGRTWPAGTFLVERGKATGDMRQVLRSISPLNSAHGNSSIVELHGLVRRPALPHRRVLPNRIGLYRSWVANMDEGWTRWVLEDYGFAYTTLSNADLLAQDLRNSFEVIILPDQKASTLESGHDHSNMPAEYAGGLGELGIRKLRQFVDAGGTLITFASACELVLHHFWLQVTEVTAGVQEGRLNAPGSLLRVIADTDHFLGYGAPRESAVLFLNGPAFRCQKGRAVLTYPPHGLLLSGWLEGEEHLREQAALVEVPLGRGRVILFGFRPLFRGQMRATYRFLFNALLRH is encoded by the coding sequence GTGTTGCCGCCAAAGTTGCTGCGCCAGGGAGCATTGCTCCTGCTGGCTCTGCCGGCACTGCTGGCGTTCAGCGGGCCGGCGGAGGTGCACACCGGCGAAGATACCGCATCTCGCGTCACGCCGCCGGAAGCTTATTTTGGTTTTCGTCCGGGCAGCGACTACAAGCTGGCGGATTATCATCAGATCATCGCCTATTTTCAGCAATTGGATGCGGCTTCCGACCGCCTGCAAATGCAGAACCTGGGCAAAACCACCGCGGGCAATGATCTCCACGTGGCCTTCATCAGCGCGCCGCACAATCTCGCGCAGCTCGAACATTGGCAGCGGGTGCAGGCGCGGCTGGCAGACCCGCGGTCGCTGGCGGAAGCGGAAGCGTCCGCGTTGCTGGCACAGGCGCGCGCGGTGGTGCTGATCAATTGCAGCATTCACGCCACTGAAGTGGGCGCGACCCAGATGGCGCCGGAGCTGGCTTATGATCTGGTGACGGACGAATCACCGGCGGGCCACGCCCTGCGGGAGAATGTCATTACAATCCTGCTGCCCTGCCACAACCCCGACGGCCAGTTGCTGGTGGTGGAGTGGTATCGCAAAAATCTCGGCACCCCCTTTGAGCGCGCCGAGCTGCCGTGGCTTTACCACAAATACGCCGGCCACGACAACAACCGTGACTGGTTCATGTTCACGCAAAAGGAGACCCGCCTCACCGTCGGGAAACTTTACAATGTTTGGCATCCCCACATCACGCTCGACATGCATCAGATGGGCGGCAGCGGCGCGCGCCTGTTCGTGCCGCCCTACCTCGATCCGGTCGAGCCCAATGTCGATCCCGCGCAAGTGGCGCTGGGGAATCTGCTGGGCATGCATGTGCAGGGCGTGTTGACCGCCCAGGGCAAAACCGGCGTGGTGAGCAACGCCATCTTCGATGCCTGGTCGCCGGCACGCGCTTATCCACACTATCACGCCGGGGTGCGCCTGTTGACCGAGGTCGCCAGCGCAGCGCTTGCCAGTCCGGTCACCATCAAGCCCGAGGAGTTGCGCGCCGGCCCGGGCTATGATGCGCGCCAGCGCTCGTGGAATTTCCCCGCGCCCTGGCCCGGCGGCGTGTGGCGGTTGCGCGACATTGTCGAATATGATCTCGCCGCCGCCCGGGCGGCGCTGCAACATGCCGCGCAACATCGCGAGTTTTGGTTGCGCAGCCTTTACGACGTGAAGCGCCGTACCTGCCAGGCAGCGGGCGCCTACGTCATTCCGCGCCAGCAGTTCGATCCCCAGGGCTTGCTGGACTTGCTCGACATTTTGCAGACCGGGATGGTTGAGATCGAGCAGGCGCAGGAGGACTTTCAGGCGGGCGGTGCGACCTTCGCCAAAGGTGATTATCTCGTGGCACTCGGCCAGCCGTTTGGCAATTTCGCCAGGGCCCTGCTCGAGAGGCAGGAGTATCCGCGCATCCCCGGCAGTGATGGCAAACCGCGACCGCCTTACGATGTGACGGCTCATACTCTGCCGCTTTTTCTCGGGGTCGAAGTGTTTGCCGTGGAAAAAATGCCGGACTGCCGGCGCACGGTGGCAGAGGTCAACCGTGGCGTCCACCTGACCGGCGAAACGCAAGCCGGCATTTTTGCGCTGGACCGGCGCAATACCGCCTCCTACCGTGTCGTCAATGCCCTGCTGCGGCAGGGGGTGGCGGTGTCCACGGTGACGGAGGAATTCGTGGCGGGCGGTCGCACCTGGCCGGCCGGCACGTTTCTGGTGGAAAGGGGGAAGGCCACCGGGGACATGCGGCAGGTGTTGCGCAGTATCAGCCCGCTCAACAGTGCACACGGCAATTCGAGCATTGTGGAGCTCCACGGTCTTGTGCGACGACCGGCGCTGCCACACCGGCGCGTGCTTCCCAACCGCATCGGGCTTTATCGAAGCTGGGTGGCCAACATGGATGAAGGATGGACACGCTGGGTTTTGGAAGATTACGGCTTTGCCTACACCACCCTGTCGAATGCCGACCTGCTCGCCCAAGACTTGCGAAATTCATTTGAGGTGATTATCTTGCCCGACCAAAAAGCAAGCACCCTGGAGTCTGGTCACGACCACAGCAACATGCCGGCGGAATATGCCGGTGGCCTCGGTGAATTGGGCATTCGCAAGCTGCGGCAATTTGTCGATGCCGGCGGCACGTTGATCACGTTTGCTTCCGCCTGCGAGCTGGTGTTGCATCACTTCTGGCTGCAGGTGACGGAGGTGACGGCCGGCGTGCAGGAAGGCAGGCTGAACGCGCCCGGCTCGCTGCTGCGGGTCATCGCCGACACCGATCATTTCCTGGGGTATGGCGCGCCACGTGAAAGTGCCGTGCTTTTTCTCAACGGGCCGGCTTTTCGTTGCCAGAAGGGCCGGGCAGTGTTGACCTATCCGCCGCACGGCCTGTTGCTTTCCGGGTGGCTGGAGGGTGAGGAACATCTGCGTGAGCAGGCTGCCCTGGTGGAAGTCCCGCTGGGCAGGGGACGGGTGATTCTTTTCGGATTTCGGCCGCTGTTCCGCGGGCAGATGCGTGCGACTTACCGGTTTCTGTTCAATGCGCTGTTGCGCCATTAG
- a CDS encoding TlpA family protein disulfide reductase produces the protein MKTRLALSAVMSVILTLGTSCHQNPLPQKANWRGTADLAEGRQLSFLMHLDLSAVPPTGGFIVGNETTPIPEITTAGDSIFFIFSEYGALMRAQWRAGRLQGEYLRFRSDTTAFPFRAVPVTREPPAPPAQPGVPPVGSFRVYFERAGGIDSASTATFWVKGDSILGTIIDPSGDYGLLAGRQQEKRVQLHRFTGWQALMIELAQSRGEWTGRLYVRAEAPVVFSLKPLHTLPAAAGSAPQTVLQNPAAPFHFSGVTLTGDTLTSADARFQGRVLLIDIMGSWCHNCMDAAPLLQQLYTEFHDAGLEVVSLAFEIKDDFTLAQKNLGLFQRRYGLTFPILFCGSTAEANVQARIKSQLDGFRGYPTAIFVGRDGRVHAIHSGFHGPGTGERFQQQIREYYETVRGLLQGGEKTPAHAGG, from the coding sequence ATGAAAACCCGCCTCGCCCTCTCTGCGGTGATGAGCGTCATCCTTACCCTGGGTACTTCCTGTCACCAGAATCCTCTTCCGCAAAAAGCAAACTGGCGCGGCACGGCCGATCTGGCCGAGGGCCGGCAGTTGTCTTTTCTCATGCATCTCGATCTTTCGGCGGTGCCGCCGACGGGCGGCTTCATCGTCGGAAATGAGACCACGCCCATCCCGGAAATCACCACGGCCGGTGATTCCATCTTTTTCATTTTTTCGGAATACGGCGCGCTGATGCGTGCACAGTGGCGCGCAGGCCGGCTGCAGGGCGAGTATCTGCGTTTTCGCAGCGATACCACCGCCTTCCCCTTCCGCGCGGTGCCGGTCACGCGGGAACCGCCCGCCCCGCCTGCCCAACCCGGTGTGCCGCCCGTTGGTTCATTCCGGGTTTACTTCGAGCGCGCCGGCGGGATTGACAGCGCCAGCACGGCAACATTTTGGGTGAAAGGTGATTCCATTTTGGGCACCATCATCGACCCCAGCGGTGACTACGGCTTGCTGGCCGGCAGGCAGCAGGAGAAACGCGTGCAGCTTCACCGCTTTACCGGCTGGCAGGCGCTGATGATCGAGCTGGCGCAAAGCCGGGGCGAGTGGACCGGCAGGCTCTACGTGCGCGCGGAAGCTCCCGTTGTTTTCAGCTTGAAACCGCTGCACACCCTGCCGGCGGCAGCCGGCTCTGCGCCGCAAACTGTCCTGCAGAATCCGGCGGCACCCTTTCACTTCAGCGGTGTGACGCTGACGGGCGATACCCTCACCAGCGCGGATGCCCGTTTTCAGGGCAGGGTGTTGCTGATCGACATCATGGGAAGCTGGTGTCACAATTGCATGGATGCCGCGCCGCTGCTGCAGCAGCTTTATACTGAATTCCACGATGCCGGCCTGGAAGTCGTGTCGCTGGCGTTCGAGATCAAAGATGATTTCACCCTGGCGCAAAAGAATCTCGGCCTGTTTCAACGGCGCTACGGCCTCACCTTCCCCATCCTGTTTTGCGGCAGCACGGCCGAGGCCAACGTGCAGGCACGCATCAAAAGCCAGCTCGACGGATTCCGCGGTTATCCCACGGCAATTTTCGTGGGCCGCGATGGCCGGGTGCACGCGATTCACTCCGGCTTTCACGGCCCGGGCACCGGCGAAAGATTTCAACAGCAAATCCGGGAGTATTACGAGACAGTGAGGGGACTGCTGCAAGGTGGCGAGAAAACGCCGGCGCATGCGGGCGGGTGA
- a CDS encoding deoxynucleoside kinase produces MIATLPSPMQQREAKRHAFVAIAGNIGVGKTTLTRMLAERFGWTVFFEKEVHNPYLADFYKDMSRWAFHSQLFFLKERLKDHLRIQVSETICVQDRTIYEDAEIFAQNLFDRGLMQERDFACYLDLYRAIAQALQPPAVIVYLRASIWTLISRIRHRGRDYEQNIDKEYLAQLNIAYERWIKHAARHHRVFVIETDEHDLLQDREWADGILAEIYQLVADQPGEV; encoded by the coding sequence GTGATCGCCACGCTGCCATCTCCCATGCAACAACGCGAAGCCAAACGCCATGCCTTTGTGGCCATCGCCGGCAATATCGGCGTGGGCAAAACCACCTTGACCCGCATGCTCGCAGAACGCTTCGGCTGGACGGTTTTCTTCGAGAAGGAAGTGCACAACCCCTATCTCGCCGATTTCTACAAGGACATGAGCCGCTGGGCGTTTCATTCCCAGCTCTTTTTTTTGAAGGAACGTTTGAAGGATCACCTGCGCATCCAGGTCAGCGAGACGATTTGTGTGCAGGACCGCACGATCTATGAAGACGCCGAAATCTTTGCGCAAAATCTTTTTGACCGCGGCCTGATGCAGGAACGCGATTTCGCCTGCTATCTGGACTTGTATCGCGCCATCGCACAGGCGCTGCAGCCGCCCGCGGTCATCGTTTATCTGCGCGCTTCGATCTGGACACTGATCAGCCGCATCCGCCATCGCGGCCGTGATTACGAGCAGAACATCGACAAAGAGTACCTGGCGCAATTGAACATCGCCTACGAGCGCTGGATCAAGCATGCGGCGAGGCACCATCGCGTCTTTGTGATCGAAACCGATGAACATGATCTGTTGCAAGACAGGGAGTGGGCGGACGGCATTCTGGCGGAGATTTATCAACTGGTGGCAGACCAGCCGGGCGAAGTTTAG
- a CDS encoding LytTR family DNA-binding domain-containing protein yields the protein MNTCAHTESPHTAKIGVVMVDDEGLARAVIREYPAADPELQVLAECANGFEAVQAVAETGPDLLFLDVQVPKLNSFEVLELLDREVAVIFVAAYEEYAVRAFEVQAVDYLLKPLRAERLHAAVARARRRMAQHEPLPRAELTRAARAAAAPLERLLLRDGNRVLVTPLGKIDYLQAQDDHVGVRVEGKSHLKQMTIGELETAPDNRRFVRIHRSYILNVDRLERIELYAKDSRVAMLHDGSRLPVSRAGYARLKALPG from the coding sequence ATGAATACTTGCGCACACACTGAGTCCCCGCACACTGCGAAAATCGGCGTGGTGATGGTGGACGACGAGGGACTCGCCCGCGCCGTGATACGCGAGTATCCCGCCGCCGATCCGGAATTGCAGGTGCTGGCAGAATGCGCCAACGGCTTCGAAGCGGTGCAAGCGGTCGCCGAGACCGGGCCCGATTTGCTCTTCCTGGATGTGCAGGTGCCCAAGCTCAACAGTTTCGAAGTGCTGGAATTGCTCGACCGCGAAGTGGCCGTCATCTTCGTGGCGGCTTACGAGGAATATGCTGTGCGCGCCTTCGAGGTGCAGGCCGTGGACTATCTGTTGAAACCCCTCCGCGCCGAACGTTTGCACGCAGCCGTGGCGCGCGCCAGGCGCCGCATGGCACAGCATGAGCCGCTGCCGCGCGCCGAATTGACCCGCGCGGCGCGCGCCGCCGCGGCACCACTCGAACGCCTGCTGCTGCGTGACGGCAACAGGGTGCTGGTGACTCCGCTGGGCAAGATCGACTATTTGCAAGCGCAGGATGACCACGTCGGTGTGCGCGTGGAGGGCAAAAGCCATCTCAAGCAGATGACCATCGGCGAGCTGGAAACGGCGCCCGACAACCGGCGCTTCGTGCGCATCCATCGCTCCTACATTTTGAATGTCGACCGGCTGGAGCGCATCGAGCTTTATGCCAAAGACAGCCGCGTTGCGATGCTGCACGACGGCAGCCGCCTGCCGGTGAGTCGCGCCGGCTATGCCCGTCTCAAGGCCCTGCCGGGGTGA
- a CDS encoding aminotransferase class I/II-fold pyridoxal phosphate-dependent enzyme: MGCGLTPWFCRATAGGWSLDLDQRERCRTAHTRLLVVNFPHNPTGDLPTRAEFEAIIARARRHDLLLFSDEMYRFWEYHPAARLPAVCDCYAKGISLAGLSRSFGLPGLRLGWLATRDAALLHAGLTLKDFTTICNGAANEILGLMALHAREEIWARNLALIRENLQHAEIFCRTHAGRLRWRAPVAFPEWRGAGSSEEFCRALLAEKSVMAVPGSLFDFPGRHFRLGLGRRNFTEALQRVDEYLRTH, translated from the coding sequence CTGGGCTGCGGGTTAACACCCTGGTTCTGCCGGGCCACGGCCGGCGGCTGGTCGCTCGATCTCGATCAACGCGAGCGCTGCCGCACCGCCCACACGCGCCTGCTGGTGGTGAATTTTCCGCACAATCCCACCGGCGATCTGCCCACCCGGGCCGAGTTCGAAGCGATCATTGCCCGGGCGCGGCGCCATGATCTTCTGCTCTTCAGCGATGAGATGTATCGCTTTTGGGAATACCATCCAGCAGCACGACTGCCGGCAGTTTGTGATTGCTATGCAAAAGGCATCAGCCTGGCGGGATTGTCGAGGAGTTTTGGCCTGCCGGGTTTGCGGCTGGGCTGGCTGGCCACGCGCGACGCAGCGTTGCTGCACGCCGGTCTCACGCTGAAAGACTTCACCACCATCTGCAACGGCGCGGCCAACGAGATTTTGGGCTTGATGGCGCTGCACGCCCGCGAAGAAATTTGGGCCCGCAATCTCGCCCTCATTCGTGAGAATCTGCAGCACGCCGAAATCTTTTGCCGCACCCACGCCGGCCGGCTGCGCTGGCGGGCACCGGTCGCCTTTCCCGAATGGCGCGGCGCGGGCAGCAGCGAAGAATTTTGCCGCGCCCTGCTCGCGGAAAAAAGCGTGATGGCCGTGCCCGGCAGCCTGTTTGACTTTCCCGGCAGGCATTTCCGCCTGGGTTTGGGGCGGAGGAATTTTACCGAGGCCCTGCAGCGCGTCGATGAATACTTGCGCACACACTGA
- a CDS encoding histidine kinase, translated as MDYAGQGLERPLARLAVWQNVEAEYVRVMPVLAGIGLLLFWLSVVGHYLIIASEEARLTEKQTLEFHIHAREAELKALQTQIALHFLFNSLNAISALTRVNPGAARRMCLELADFLRQTLQRGTQSRISLAEELKLAQALLAIEQVRLGARLKVKETITEDSKPCLVSPLLENAITHGIAHLVADGIISLPAQRNGSRLQLALENPCDPDRPRTSRPGSRLENVKQRLLTLFGSEARVDIFDTPGCFRVELSLPALT; from the coding sequence TTGGATTACGCTGGGCAGGGCCTGGAGCGCCCTCTGGCGCGCCTCGCGGTCTGGCAGAATGTGGAGGCCGAATATGTCCGCGTCATGCCGGTGCTTGCCGGCATCGGCCTGCTCCTGTTCTGGCTGAGCGTCGTTGGCCATTACTTGATCATCGCCTCCGAAGAGGCGCGATTAACCGAAAAGCAAACCCTGGAGTTTCATATTCACGCACGCGAGGCCGAGCTCAAAGCGCTGCAGACACAAATCGCCCTGCACTTTCTTTTCAACAGCCTGAACGCCATCAGCGCGCTCACCCGTGTAAATCCCGGCGCGGCACGGCGCATGTGCCTGGAGCTGGCGGATTTTCTGCGCCAAACCCTGCAGCGCGGCACACAAAGCCGCATTTCGCTGGCGGAGGAGCTGAAGCTGGCACAGGCCCTTCTTGCCATCGAACAAGTTCGCCTGGGCGCGCGCCTGAAGGTGAAGGAAACGATCACGGAGGACAGCAAACCCTGCCTGGTGTCGCCGCTGCTGGAAAACGCCATCACTCACGGCATTGCGCATCTGGTGGCAGATGGTATCATCTCACTGCCGGCACAGCGCAACGGCAGCCGCCTGCAACTCGCCCTGGAAAATCCCTGTGACCCGGACCGACCCCGCACGTCCCGGCCGGGCAGTAGACTCGAAAATGTGAAACAGCGGCTGCTGACCCTCTTTGGCAGTGAAGCACGCGTCGATATCTTCGATACTCCCGGATGCTTTCGCGTCGAGTTGTCGCTGCCGGCGCTGACCTGA